A window of Macrobrachium rosenbergii isolate ZJJX-2024 chromosome 15, ASM4041242v1, whole genome shotgun sequence contains these coding sequences:
- the LOC136846220 gene encoding zonadhesin-like yields MTAVKQEVTTVIQDVPEVKQDMTAVKQEVATVKQDVPEVKQDMTAVKQGVTTVKQDVLEVKQDVTAVKQEVTTVKQDVPEVKQGMTAVKQEVTTVKQDVPEGKQDMAVVKQEVTTVKQDVPEVKQGMTAVKQEVTTVKQDVPEGKQDMAVVKQEVATVKLDVPEEYDSGEKQEVTTVKQNVPEVKQYMIETGSGNSKTGCTRGKTGYDSGETGYNSKTGCTRGKTGCDSGETGSDNSKTGSTRGKQGYDSSETGSETVKQDVPEGKQDMAVVKQEVTTVKQDVPEVKQGMTAVKQEMTTVKQDVPEGKQDMAVVKQEVATVKLDVPEEVTTVKQDVPEVKHEMTAVKQEVTTVKQNVPEVKQDMTAVEQEVTTVKQDVPEIKQDMTVLKQEVATVKQNVPEVKQDMTVVKQEVATVKQDVPEVKQDMTAVKQEVATVKQDVPEGRVYHEAGAVFMYGDDAVSLYKIHGSFLPSPPADSSAPHSPPQPPILLLQPGGGE; encoded by the exons atgacagcagtgaaacaggaagtgacaacagtaatacaggatgtaccagaggtaaaacaggatatgacagcggtGAAGCAGGAAGTGGcaacagtaaaacaggatgtaccagaggtaaaacaggatatgacagcggtgaaacagggagtgacaacagtaaaacaggatgtacTAGAGGTAAAACAGGATGTGACAGCggtgaaacaggaagtgacaacagtaaaacaggatgtaccagaggtaaaacaggGTATGACAGCAgtgaaacaggaagtgacaacagtaaaacaggatgtaccaGAGGGAAAACAGGATATGGCAGTggtgaaacaggaagtgacaacagtaaaacaggatgtaccagaggtaaaacaggGTATGACAGCAgtgaaacaggaagtgacaacagtaaaacaggatgtaccaGAGGGAAAACAGGATATGGCAGTGGTGAAACAGGAAGTGGCAACAGTAAAACTggatgtaccagag gaatatgACAGCGGTGAAAAAcaggaagtgacaacagtaaaacagaatgtaccagaggtaaaacaaTATATGATTGAAACAGGAAGTGGCAACAGTAAAACTggatgtaccagaggtaaaacaggatatgacagcggtgaaacagggtacaacagtaaaacaggatgtacTAGAGGTAAAACAGGATGTGACAGCggtgaaacaggaagtgacaacagtaaaacaggatCTACCAGAGGAAAACAGGGTTATGACAGCAGTGAAACAGGAAGTGAaacagtaaaacaggatgtaccaGAGGGAAAACAGGATATGGCAGTggtgaaacaggaagtgacaacagtaaaacaggatgtaccagaggtaaaacaggGTATGACAGCAGTGAAACAGGaaatgacaacagtaaaacaggatgtaccaGAGGGAAAACAGGATATGGCAGTGGTGAAACAGGAAGTGGCAACAGTAAAACTggatgtaccagag gaagtgacaacagtaaaacaggatgtaccagaggtaaaacaTGAGATGACAGCAgtgaaacaggaagtgacaacagtaaaacagaatgtaccagaggtaaaacaggatatgacagcggtggaacaggaagtgacaacagtaaaacaggatgtaccagagataaaacaggatatgacagtgTTGAAACAGGAAGTGGCAACAGTAAAACAGaatgtaccagaggtaaaacaggatatgacagtgGTGAAACAGGAAGTGGCAACGGTAAAACaggatgtaccagaggtaaaacaggatatgacagcaGTGAAACAGGAAGTGGcaacagtaaaacaggatgtaccagag GGTCGTGTTTATCACGAGGCAGGGGCTGTGTTTATGTATGGTGATGATGCTGTATCTTTGTATAAAATACACGGCT